From a region of the Neobacillus niacini genome:
- a CDS encoding glycoside hydrolase family 125 protein, with the protein MTTVIPESMQKLIQHVKEFFPEDEKLQIMFEQCFVNTYTTTLKKQEDGKTFVITGDIPAMWLRDSAAQVRPYLLAAEEDEELATLLEGVIRQQFDFILHDPYANAFNQTANGKGHQSDLTKMTPHIWERKYEIDSLCYPIQLAYLFWKSTGRTTLINDTFKRVIETIIHVWRTEQDHENHSPYRFERTDCRQSDTLIREGKGGRVVPTGMTWSAFRPSDDACTYGYLVPANMFAVVVLGYAAEMCDVLKDTALKEECLKLREEIQKGIEQYAKLDHPIHGNMFVYETDGEGRVNVMDDANVPSLLAAPYLGYLPYDDPAYLNTRSFLLSRDNPYYYEGKYANGIGSPHTPDHYIWHIALAIQGMTTTSEAEKQEILAYFKQTDGETNFMHEGFNADCPEEFTRDWFAWANTMFSEFVLSLTGKAVKGSPLYDQLMKSHSNL; encoded by the coding sequence ATGACGACAGTAATTCCTGAATCCATGCAAAAACTGATTCAACATGTAAAAGAATTTTTCCCAGAGGATGAAAAATTGCAGATCATGTTCGAGCAATGTTTTGTTAATACGTATACCACTACGTTGAAGAAACAAGAAGATGGGAAGACATTCGTGATTACCGGGGATATCCCGGCGATGTGGCTGCGAGATTCAGCCGCACAGGTAAGACCTTATTTACTGGCTGCTGAAGAGGATGAAGAATTGGCTACGCTACTCGAAGGGGTGATTCGCCAACAGTTTGATTTTATCTTGCATGACCCCTATGCCAATGCGTTTAATCAAACAGCAAATGGGAAGGGACACCAATCAGACCTGACCAAGATGACACCGCATATTTGGGAGCGGAAGTATGAAATTGATTCCTTGTGCTATCCCATACAGCTTGCCTACCTATTTTGGAAGTCAACCGGACGCACGACTCTTATAAACGATACGTTCAAACGGGTGATAGAAACGATTATTCATGTATGGCGGACAGAGCAGGATCATGAAAATCATTCACCTTACCGCTTTGAGCGTACGGATTGCCGTCAGTCTGATACGTTAATCCGGGAGGGCAAAGGAGGGCGGGTTGTTCCAACGGGGATGACGTGGAGTGCTTTCCGTCCAAGTGATGATGCCTGTACTTATGGCTACCTTGTCCCGGCTAATATGTTTGCAGTAGTCGTCTTAGGGTATGCAGCGGAAATGTGTGATGTTCTTAAGGATACGGCATTAAAAGAAGAATGCCTAAAGCTTCGTGAAGAAATTCAAAAGGGTATTGAACAATACGCTAAGCTGGACCACCCGATTCATGGAAACATGTTTGTATATGAAACGGATGGAGAAGGAAGAGTGAATGTAATGGATGATGCCAATGTTCCGAGCCTGCTTGCAGCACCGTACTTAGGCTATCTTCCATATGATGATCCGGCGTATTTAAACACACGGTCCTTCCTTCTAAGCAGGGATAATCCATATTATTACGAAGGAAAATATGCAAATGGAATTGGCAGTCCGCACACTCCTGATCATTATATTTGGCATATCGCGCTGGCGATTCAGGGGATGACCACAACAAGTGAGGCAGAGAAGCAAGAAATTTTAGCATATTTTAAACAAACAGATGGTGAAACCAATTTTATGCATGAAGGCTTTAATGCAGATTGCCCTGAAGAATTTACAAGAGACTGGTTCGCTTGGGCAAATACGATGTTTAGTGAATTTGTTTTAAGTTTAACTGGGAAAGCAGTAAAAGGCAGTCCACTTTATGACCAATTAATGAAGAGCCATAGTAATCTATAA
- a CDS encoding YesL family protein gives MKKVPWMIVVCEWIWRAILANLYWVAFTILGLGVFGFFPASIALFTIVRKWLRKDSDIPVWATFKQVYFKEWKRSNKIGLVFYSIGLFLFIDIRIAEQVMTGIFASFLLIILYILVFVFLLAVGNFLSLYVHYQLSTKEYIKQSFLFTLTGLPSTIWIGAGLFVIGMLLLRMPGLLPFISGVAPAYWMMRVNLNRYNLLEKRLSGS, from the coding sequence ATGAAAAAAGTTCCATGGATGATAGTTGTTTGTGAATGGATCTGGAGGGCAATCTTGGCGAATCTATACTGGGTTGCCTTTACCATCCTTGGGTTAGGGGTCTTTGGCTTTTTTCCAGCATCCATTGCCCTGTTTACCATTGTCAGGAAGTGGCTAAGGAAAGATAGTGATATACCTGTCTGGGCGACGTTTAAGCAAGTTTATTTTAAAGAATGGAAAAGAAGCAATAAAATAGGCCTTGTATTTTACAGCATTGGCCTTTTTCTCTTTATTGATATTCGTATTGCAGAGCAAGTCATGACGGGTATTTTTGCTAGTTTTCTATTAATTATTTTATATATCTTAGTATTTGTCTTTCTATTGGCTGTTGGTAATTTCCTTTCGCTCTATGTCCATTATCAACTCTCAACGAAAGAATATATAAAACAATCCTTTCTATTTACCTTAACGGGATTACCATCCACGATATGGATCGGAGCAGGATTATTCGTTATTGGCATGCTTTTACTTAGGATGCCAGGCTTACTTCCGTTTATTTCTGGAGTTGCTCCTGCTTATTGGATGATGAGAGTCAACTTAAATCGATATAATCTGCTAGAGAAAAGATTGTCTGGGTCTTAA